From a single Marinitoga sp. 38H-ov genomic region:
- a CDS encoding PolC-type DNA polymerase III, whose translation MKISDFLLSKLGFDPFNLQGDIELNNFLILRLHNPINEKEERDIKKFFSRLMKMPVKIELSSHNNIEYLLDNWINLINGSDEENYLRFLMPDILNNELIFRVSNKFALERMKKNKKVIENILERSLGFIPNYEFIFDETLNIDYSDNSSENETYINETYIIDEPDNNNNNNNTLTNDKNNNDSKIILGNPINKVSIPLNKLNEFMYQTPKVVVEGTVFYKEFNDRAIILIMYITDNNDSITIKIFKNNAEMINSKIKEGDYIKIEGKVSYDEYQREYVIIPDNIMKIDKVDRIDDAAEKRVELHAHSKFSALDSVLDVDELVKTASKWGHKAIAITDHEVVQSIPTFYSSAKKNNIKPIFGCEINIVNNKISIINNFTEDIDFNSNFVVFDFETTGFDPNIEEIIEFGAVKIENGEITDVFHKLVKPKKNVPQKIQEITGITNEMLIDAPSIDEVLPEFIKFIENSVLVAHNANFDYRFLRRWTKDVMNIEIKIPYIDTLAMARALLNLRGGHSLDKVVKALGLGNFEHHRAHEDAKVTAYAFLKLLDKAKGRGIKNINGLINLEKMIDFKKLRKYHATVLVKNRTGLKNLYKLISKAHTEYFYRDTTVLLSELLENREGLLIGSGCSKNIIFEEYSKGASDDEIDTLISLFDYIEIQPLDSVEHPGVDKDKIKEFFKYLYKSASKFNIPIVMTSNAHYLNIEDKKARDALIIGSATKGQKKTVYNSNKYFRTTNEMLDAAYEIFEDKNIAKEIVIENTNKIADLIEEIQPLEGKLHPPIIDGADETVRELSWKTAKEIYGDPLPEIVRARIERELNSIINHGYAVLYLMAQKIVKKSNDDGYLVGSRGSVGSSLVATMMGITEVNPLPPHYICPDCKYSEFITDGSFDSGYDLPDKKCPKCGTELYKNGQDIPFETFMGFEGDKVPDIDLNFSGEYQSRAHKFIEELFGADHVFRAGTISTVAEKTAYGYVRKYSEEIGEELKTPEVIRLAKKIEGSRRTTGQHPGGLMIVPKTMDVYDFTPVQFPANDKKANTMTTHFDYHVIHDDLVKLDALGHDDPTFLKMLSDLTGIEYKNIKMDDKDTMSIFSSSKVLGVDLTSDLKTTVGTLGIPEFGTQFVRGMLEETKPKTFAALVRISGLSHGTDVWLNNARDLIVSKQATVDEVIACRDDIMNYLIQKGLDKKHSFFIMEKVRKGKGLSDEDEEEMKKNNVPNWFINSCKKIKYLFPKAHAAAYVSMAFRIAYFKVHYPLAFYATYFSVKGDEFNTEIILKGKNAIRSRIFELKSLKSLDVKEKNELTVLEIAYEMILRGFGFLPPDIYKSDAKNFIIEGKNLRIPFIKVPNLGEKAAISILEARKEKEFLSIEDLLNRTGINKTTIETFRKLGMLKGLPEKNQVNLFEGLI comes from the coding sequence ATGAAAATTTCTGATTTTTTACTTTCAAAATTAGGTTTTGACCCTTTTAATCTTCAAGGAGATATAGAATTAAACAATTTTCTAATTTTAAGACTACATAACCCAATTAATGAAAAAGAAGAAAGAGATATAAAGAAATTTTTTTCGAGATTAATGAAAATGCCTGTTAAAATTGAATTATCTTCTCATAACAATATTGAATACTTATTGGATAACTGGATAAATTTAATTAATGGTAGCGACGAAGAAAATTATCTAAGATTTTTAATGCCAGATATTTTAAATAATGAATTAATCTTTAGAGTTTCAAATAAATTTGCTTTGGAAAGAATGAAAAAAAATAAAAAAGTAATAGAAAATATTTTAGAAAGAAGTTTAGGATTTATACCTAATTATGAATTTATTTTTGATGAAACTCTTAATATTGATTACTCTGATAATTCTTCAGAGAATGAAACATATATTAATGAAACATATATTATCGATGAGCCAGATAATAATAATAATAATAATAATACTTTAACTAATGATAAAAACAATAATGATAGTAAAATTATTTTAGGGAATCCAATTAACAAAGTTTCCATCCCTTTAAATAAATTAAATGAATTTATGTATCAAACTCCAAAAGTTGTAGTTGAAGGGACAGTTTTTTATAAAGAATTTAATGATAGAGCCATTATTTTAATAATGTATATAACTGATAATAATGATTCAATTACAATTAAAATATTTAAAAATAATGCAGAAATGATTAACAGCAAAATAAAAGAAGGAGATTATATAAAAATTGAAGGTAAAGTAAGTTATGATGAATATCAACGAGAATATGTTATTATACCTGATAATATTATGAAAATAGACAAAGTTGACAGAATCGATGATGCTGCGGAAAAAAGAGTTGAATTACATGCTCATTCGAAATTCAGTGCTTTAGACTCTGTATTAGATGTTGACGAATTAGTAAAGACTGCTTCAAAATGGGGTCATAAAGCAATTGCTATTACAGATCATGAAGTAGTTCAGTCAATTCCTACATTTTATAGCTCTGCCAAAAAAAATAACATTAAACCTATTTTTGGTTGTGAAATAAATATAGTTAATAATAAGATTTCAATAATAAATAATTTTACTGAAGATATAGATTTTAATTCAAATTTTGTTGTTTTTGACTTTGAAACAACTGGTTTTGATCCAAATATAGAGGAAATAATAGAATTTGGTGCTGTTAAAATCGAAAATGGAGAAATTACCGATGTATTTCATAAGCTAGTTAAACCTAAAAAAAACGTTCCACAAAAAATACAAGAAATAACTGGTATTACTAATGAAATGCTTATTGACGCCCCCTCAATTGATGAAGTTTTACCTGAATTCATAAAATTTATTGAAAATTCAGTTTTAGTTGCTCATAATGCTAATTTTGATTACAGGTTTTTAAGAAGATGGACAAAAGATGTAATGAATATAGAAATAAAAATACCATATATTGACACATTAGCTATGGCTAGAGCCCTATTAAATCTAAGAGGCGGCCATTCTCTTGATAAAGTTGTTAAAGCTCTTGGTTTAGGGAATTTCGAACATCATAGAGCCCATGAAGACGCTAAAGTAACGGCTTATGCATTTTTAAAATTGTTGGACAAAGCTAAAGGAAGAGGAATTAAAAACATTAATGGCTTAATAAATCTAGAAAAAATGATAGACTTTAAAAAATTAAGAAAATATCATGCCACTGTTTTAGTAAAAAATAGAACTGGTTTAAAAAATTTGTATAAGCTAATTTCTAAAGCTCATACCGAATATTTCTATAGAGATACTACAGTATTATTAAGTGAATTGCTCGAAAATAGGGAAGGATTATTAATTGGTAGCGGGTGCTCTAAAAATATTATATTTGAAGAATACTCAAAAGGGGCATCTGATGATGAAATTGATACATTAATTAGTTTATTTGATTATATTGAAATACAGCCTTTAGACAGTGTAGAACATCCTGGAGTAGATAAGGATAAGATTAAAGAATTTTTTAAATATTTGTATAAATCAGCAAGCAAATTCAATATACCCATTGTTATGACTAGTAATGCTCATTATTTAAATATTGAAGATAAAAAAGCACGAGATGCTTTGATTATTGGTTCTGCAACTAAAGGTCAAAAGAAAACTGTATATAATTCTAATAAATACTTTAGAACTACAAATGAAATGTTAGATGCTGCATATGAAATTTTTGAAGATAAGAATATAGCAAAAGAAATAGTTATAGAAAACACAAATAAAATAGCTGATTTAATAGAAGAAATACAACCTTTAGAAGGAAAATTACATCCTCCAATAATAGACGGTGCTGATGAAACCGTTAGAGAATTAAGCTGGAAAACTGCAAAAGAAATATATGGTGATCCACTACCTGAAATTGTTAGAGCAAGAATAGAAAGAGAGTTAAACTCTATTATTAATCATGGATATGCAGTTTTATATTTAATGGCTCAAAAAATTGTTAAAAAATCTAATGATGATGGATATTTGGTAGGTTCAAGGGGTTCTGTTGGTTCTTCTTTAGTTGCCACTATGATGGGAATAACAGAGGTAAATCCACTACCTCCACATTATATATGCCCTGATTGTAAATATAGCGAATTTATAACAGATGGCTCATTTGATTCAGGATATGATTTACCTGATAAAAAATGCCCCAAATGTGGAACAGAATTATATAAAAATGGTCAAGATATACCTTTTGAAACATTTATGGGATTTGAAGGAGATAAAGTTCCTGATATTGATTTGAATTTTTCTGGTGAATATCAATCTAGAGCTCATAAATTTATTGAAGAACTTTTTGGTGCGGATCATGTTTTTAGAGCTGGAACTATTTCTACAGTTGCCGAAAAAACAGCATATGGATATGTAAGGAAATACTCAGAAGAAATTGGAGAAGAATTAAAAACTCCAGAGGTTATTAGATTAGCAAAAAAGATAGAAGGTTCAAGGAGAACCACAGGGCAACATCCTGGAGGATTAATGATCGTCCCTAAAACAATGGATGTGTATGATTTCACACCTGTTCAGTTCCCTGCTAATGATAAAAAAGCAAATACAATGACTACACATTTTGATTATCACGTAATTCATGACGACTTAGTTAAGTTAGACGCACTTGGACACGATGACCCTACATTTTTAAAAATGTTAAGTGATTTAACAGGAATTGAATACAAAAACATAAAAATGGATGATAAAGATACTATGTCTATTTTTTCATCTTCTAAAGTTTTAGGAGTTGACTTAACCTCTGATTTAAAAACAACAGTTGGAACACTTGGAATCCCAGAATTCGGAACACAATTTGTAAGGGGAATGCTTGAAGAAACTAAACCTAAAACATTTGCTGCATTAGTTAGAATTTCTGGATTATCACATGGTACTGATGTGTGGTTAAACAATGCAAGAGATTTAATTGTATCAAAACAAGCAACTGTTGATGAAGTAATTGCATGTCGTGACGATATTATGAATTATTTAATTCAAAAAGGATTAGATAAAAAACACTCATTTTTTATCATGGAAAAAGTAAGAAAAGGAAAAGGACTTTCTGATGAAGATGAAGAAGAAATGAAAAAAAATAACGTTCCAAATTGGTTTATTAATTCTTGTAAAAAAATAAAATATCTTTTCCCAAAAGCACATGCTGCAGCTTATGTTAGTATGGCATTTAGAATTGCTTATTTCAAAGTTCATTATCCTTTAGCCTTTTATGCTACATATTTCTCTGTAAAAGGTGATGAATTTAATACAGAAATTATTCTAAAAGGCAAAAATGCTATTAGATCTAGAATATTTGAATTAAAATCATTAAAATCTTTAGATGTCAAAGAAAAAAATGAACTTACTGTTTTAGAAATAGCCTATGAAATGATATTACGAGGATTTGGTTTTTTACCTCCGGATATATATAAATCCGATGCTAAGAATTTTATTATTGAAGGAAAAAATCTAAGAATACCTTTTATTAAAGTTCCTAATTTAGGAGAAAAAGCTGCAATTAGTATTCTTGAGGCTAGAAAAGAAAAAGAATTTTTATCAATCGAAGATTTATTAAATAGAACTGGAATTAATAAAACTACAATTGAAACATTTAGAAAATTAGGAATGTTAAAAGGTCTTCCAGAAAAAAATCAAGTTAACTTATTTGAAGGTTTAATATAA
- the fabD gene encoding ACP S-malonyltransferase: protein MISFVFPGQGSQTLGMGKEILDKYPEYNEYLNKASDSINVDLKSIIYGDDEKLLTLTENAQPALLTISYIMYLYATEKLNIYPEIVAGHSLGEWTALVASDVIKFEEGVKLVRLRGKYMSEACPPGLGGMGAVIGLDIEKVREVIDKFENINIANHNALDQIVISGDKKEVVKALELLKEKGAKKVVELNVSGPFHSKLVKPAQEKMAEELKDIKFKNPKYKIIQNYTGDICETPEKIKENIINQITGTVKWVDSVNKMKELGVTAVYEIGPGKVLTGLVKRIYKDLNPKSILNI from the coding sequence ATGATATCTTTTGTTTTTCCTGGACAAGGTTCTCAAACTTTAGGAATGGGTAAAGAAATATTGGATAAATATCCTGAGTATAATGAATATTTAAATAAAGCATCTGATTCGATAAATGTTGATTTAAAATCAATTATTTATGGTGATGACGAAAAATTATTAACTTTAACAGAAAATGCTCAACCTGCATTATTAACTATTTCATATATAATGTATTTATATGCAACAGAAAAATTAAACATATACCCAGAAATAGTTGCAGGACATTCTTTAGGTGAATGGACTGCGTTAGTAGCATCTGATGTAATTAAATTTGAAGAAGGAGTAAAATTAGTTAGATTAAGAGGAAAATATATGAGCGAAGCATGTCCTCCAGGTTTAGGAGGCATGGGAGCTGTAATAGGTTTAGATATAGAAAAAGTAAGAGAAGTTATAGATAAATTTGAAAATATTAATATAGCTAATCATAATGCATTAGATCAAATAGTTATTAGTGGTGATAAGAAAGAAGTTGTTAAAGCATTAGAATTATTAAAAGAAAAGGGAGCAAAAAAAGTTGTTGAATTAAATGTAAGTGGTCCTTTTCATTCAAAATTAGTTAAACCCGCACAGGAAAAAATGGCAGAAGAATTAAAGGACATAAAATTTAAAAATCCAAAATACAAAATTATTCAAAATTATACAGGGGATATATGTGAAACTCCTGAAAAAATTAAAGAAAATATAATTAATCAAATAACAGGTACTGTAAAATGGGTAGATAGTGTTAATAAAATGAAAGAATTAGGAGTTACAGCGGTTTATGAAATAGGTCCTGGTAAAGTGTTGACTGGTTTAGTAAAAAGAATATATAAAGATTTAAATCCAAAAAGTATTTTAAATATATAA
- a CDS encoding nitronate monooxygenase, whose translation MNRITRLLGIKYPILEGGMAWVGTAKLAAAVSEAGGLGTIGAGSMTPDILKNAIKAIKELTDKPFAVNIILVNPYADELVEIVKRENVPIVIFGAGNPGKYIKSLKEKDIKVLAVVSSENLAIRLEKIGVDAIIGEGMECGGHIGDVSTMVLIPKLVDVLKVPVIAAGGIADIRGMKAAFELGAEGIQMGTRFIATYECEAHENYKNLILKAGIRDAIVTGATIGHPARVIKTKFAKKIKSLELNSPEEAEEMLVGSLKKAFLYGDLENGSFMAGQSAGLINEIKSVKEIIEEFGKEVLK comes from the coding sequence ATGAATAGAATAACCAGATTACTTGGAATAAAATATCCAATATTAGAGGGTGGAATGGCATGGGTTGGTACTGCTAAATTAGCAGCAGCTGTTTCAGAAGCTGGAGGATTAGGGACTATTGGTGCCGGAAGTATGACCCCAGATATATTAAAAAATGCTATAAAAGCTATAAAAGAATTAACAGATAAGCCGTTTGCTGTAAATATTATATTAGTAAATCCATATGCCGATGAATTAGTTGAAATAGTAAAAAGAGAAAATGTTCCTATAGTTATATTTGGAGCAGGTAATCCTGGTAAATATATTAAATCTTTAAAAGAAAAAGATATAAAAGTATTAGCTGTAGTATCTTCTGAAAATTTGGCAATAAGACTTGAAAAAATAGGTGTTGATGCAATTATAGGTGAAGGTATGGAATGTGGAGGTCATATTGGTGATGTATCGACAATGGTATTAATACCTAAGTTGGTTGATGTTTTAAAAGTTCCAGTAATTGCTGCAGGTGGAATAGCAGATATAAGAGGTATGAAAGCTGCTTTTGAATTGGGAGCTGAAGGAATTCAAATGGGAACGAGATTTATAGCAACATATGAGTGTGAAGCACATGAAAACTATAAAAATCTTATTTTAAAGGCGGGAATTAGAGATGCAATAGTCACTGGAGCTACAATTGGTCATCCTGCAAGAGTAATAAAAACAAAATTTGCTAAAAAAATAAAAAGTTTAGAATTAAACTCTCCAGAAGAAGCTGAAGAAATGTTAGTAGGGAGTTTAAAAAAAGCATTTTTATATGGAGATTTAGAAAATGGTTCTTTTATGGCAGGACAAAGCGCGGGCTTAATAAATGAAATTAAAAGTGTAAAAGAAATAATTGAAGAATTTGGAAAAGAGGTGTTAAAATGA
- a CDS encoding 3-oxoacyl-[acyl-carrier-protein] synthase III C-terminal domain-containing protein has protein sequence MYITQINAYIPEYILDNETLAKRFNVSEEWILKRTGIKNRYISNIDVFQMGVKAAEKLDLKDVDTILFVSSIGAHYVPYYVRMYEKLNINKLRYGIDVSNGFVGFVTSMHIADVMFREKIANKILIVISEKLSDLVDKNDINTSILFSDAAVALILENKDDIICDHRVIYDSEYLDALNINEDKKIIMDGKRVYKFAVSNMKKMIRDYLNDYNDKIIIPHQANKRILESVKSSFNDVEFLDIIEDYGNTGAASIPLTMYKTFGNKKIDLKKYLLISVGGGMTTSGITWRCNNE, from the coding sequence ATGTATATTACTCAAATAAATGCATATATTCCTGAATATATTTTGGATAATGAAACATTAGCAAAAAGATTTAATGTTTCAGAAGAATGGATTTTAAAAAGAACAGGAATAAAAAATAGATATATTTCTAATATAGATGTATTTCAAATGGGGGTAAAAGCTGCTGAAAAATTAGATTTAAAAGATGTTGATACAATACTATTTGTATCTTCAATTGGAGCGCATTATGTTCCTTACTACGTTAGAATGTATGAAAAGCTAAATATAAACAAACTAAGATATGGTATTGATGTATCAAATGGTTTTGTAGGTTTTGTAACATCAATGCATATAGCCGATGTTATGTTTAGAGAAAAAATAGCAAATAAAATATTAATAGTAATATCAGAGAAATTATCTGATCTTGTAGATAAAAACGATATAAATACATCGATATTATTTTCTGATGCGGCAGTAGCATTGATATTGGAAAATAAAGATGATATTATATGTGATCATAGAGTAATATATGATAGTGAGTATTTAGATGCGTTAAATATAAATGAAGATAAAAAGATAATAATGGATGGAAAAAGAGTCTATAAATTTGCTGTTAGTAATATGAAAAAGATGATAAGAGATTATTTAAATGATTATAATGATAAAATTATCATTCCGCATCAAGCTAATAAGAGAATTTTAGAAAGTGTTAAGAGTAGTTTTAATGATGTAGAATTTTTAGATATTATAGAAGATTATGGAAATACAGGAGCAGCAAGTATTCCATTAACAATGTATAAAACATTTGGTAATAAAAAAATCGATCTAAAAAAATATTTATTAATATCTGTAGGTGGAGGAATGACAACATCAGGTATTACCTGGAGGTGCAATAATGAATAG
- the fabZ gene encoding 3-hydroxyacyl-ACP dehydratase FabZ, with the protein MGIDEIMRILPHRYPFLLVEGVIDIQEKKIIAYKNVSINEPHFKGHFPDYPIMPGVLIIEGLAQTAGILLMKDIKEGSIPLFLGIDKARFKKEVRPGDKLIYEVEILQEKMGMYKVNGIAKVEDKLVASAELMVGIKRG; encoded by the coding sequence ATGGGAATAGATGAAATAATGAGGATATTACCTCATAGATATCCATTTTTATTAGTAGAAGGTGTAATTGATATTCAAGAAAAAAAAATAATTGCATATAAAAATGTCAGTATAAATGAACCTCATTTTAAAGGTCATTTTCCTGATTATCCAATTATGCCAGGAGTATTAATAATAGAAGGATTAGCACAAACTGCAGGAATACTTTTGATGAAAGATATAAAAGAAGGATCTATTCCATTATTTTTAGGGATAGACAAAGCAAGATTTAAAAAAGAAGTTAGACCTGGAGATAAACTAATATATGAAGTAGAGATTCTGCAAGAAAAAATGGGGATGTATAAGGTAAATGGAATAGCTAAAGTGGAAGATAAATTAGTTGCAAGTGCAGAATTAATGGTTGGAATAAAGAGGGGATAA
- a CDS encoding DegV family protein encodes MKIGLVTDNTCNLSTEFLEKNDIGVASLYILREGNHIRAIDICPTTFYEELKVGSYIPLTSQPSVKDFEDVYRDMLKRYDYLITVTISEKLSGTLNSARLASTMVDEKRIFVVDSKLTSFGLGFLLLELKEKIESNNYSLEQLIEYAKNFYNTIKIMFSVTNLDYLYKGGRIGKAKALMGGLLNMKPLLSLIEGEIVPLKSVRGYNKMIKELINSSLERIDSLKLKRTAIIHTGNLKYGTMIIEELKNRGINENIYALLDPVIGTHLGPDAIGVITQWE; translated from the coding sequence ATGAAAATAGGTTTAGTAACAGATAATACATGTAATTTATCAACAGAATTTTTAGAAAAAAATGATATAGGAGTTGCTTCATTATATATTTTAAGAGAAGGGAATCATATAAGAGCTATTGATATTTGCCCTACAACATTTTATGAAGAATTAAAAGTAGGATCATATATACCTTTAACTTCCCAACCATCTGTAAAAGATTTTGAAGATGTATATAGAGATATGTTAAAAAGATATGATTATTTAATAACTGTAACAATATCTGAAAAATTAAGTGGAACTTTGAATTCAGCAAGATTAGCTTCTACAATGGTAGATGAAAAAAGAATATTTGTAGTTGATTCAAAATTAACTAGCTTTGGATTGGGATTTTTATTATTAGAATTAAAAGAAAAAATTGAGAGTAATAATTATTCATTAGAACAACTAATAGAATATGCAAAAAATTTTTATAATACAATAAAAATAATGTTTTCAGTTACTAACTTAGATTACTTGTATAAAGGTGGAAGAATAGGGAAAGCAAAAGCTTTAATGGGCGGATTATTAAATATGAAACCATTGTTGTCTCTAATAGAAGGAGAAATAGTTCCTTTAAAAAGCGTTAGAGGATATAATAAAATGATAAAAGAATTAATAAATTCATCATTAGAAAGAATAGATTCATTAAAATTAAAAAGAACAGCAATTATTCATACGGGTAATTTAAAATATGGAACTATGATAATTGAAGAATTAAAAAATAGAGGAATTAACGAAAATATTTATGCATTATTAGATCCGGTAATTGGAACACATTTAGGTCCAGATGCAATAGGGGTGATAACACAATGGGAATAG
- the fabF gene encoding beta-ketoacyl-ACP synthase II, translated as MNKVVVTGLGTINSIAKSKEEFKESLRKMKIGIDYITQFDTNDHKVKIAAEVKDFDPTLYMDKKTAKRYDRFLQFAIAATKEALEDSKLGDGEWKENAAVIVASGIGGFKTLYQEFEKMEKKGPKVVSPFLIPMMISDMASGVVSIEFGLKGPNFNTVSACASSLHAIAIGSMLIRHGYIDVAIVGGAEATIDPMPIAAFANMRALSTRNDDPKGASRPFDKDRDGFVMGEGSGVIILESEEHAKKRDANIYGYIEGFGMTGDAYHISAPDEEGKGAARAIQIALKDANISPEKIDLANCHATSTPAGDVAETRALRSALGEHAKKIYIQGSKTLFGHGLGAAAAIEFVGMILQMKEGFIHGMPNLENIDDELNDLNIPRETIEYKAEYAIKNSFGFGGHNVSIVYRGI; from the coding sequence ATGAATAAAGTAGTAGTAACTGGTTTAGGTACAATTAATTCAATAGCTAAGTCAAAAGAGGAATTTAAAGAAAGTTTGAGAAAAATGAAAATAGGAATAGATTATATTACACAATTTGATACAAATGATCATAAGGTTAAAATTGCAGCAGAAGTAAAGGATTTTGATCCAACATTATATATGGATAAAAAAACTGCAAAAAGGTATGATAGATTTTTGCAATTTGCCATAGCTGCAACTAAAGAAGCGTTAGAAGATAGTAAATTGGGTGATGGTGAATGGAAAGAAAATGCTGCTGTAATTGTTGCATCAGGTATAGGAGGATTTAAAACATTATACCAAGAATTTGAAAAAATGGAAAAAAAAGGTCCTAAAGTTGTTAGTCCTTTTTTAATTCCTATGATGATATCAGATATGGCCTCAGGTGTTGTTTCTATAGAATTTGGATTAAAAGGTCCAAATTTTAATACAGTAAGTGCATGTGCTTCTTCTTTACATGCTATAGCAATTGGAAGTATGTTAATAAGACATGGATATATAGATGTAGCAATAGTTGGTGGAGCAGAAGCTACAATTGATCCAATGCCAATAGCAGCGTTTGCAAATATGAGAGCATTATCAACTAGGAATGATGATCCAAAAGGTGCATCAAGACCATTTGATAAAGATAGAGATGGTTTTGTGATGGGTGAGGGTTCAGGGGTAATAATTTTAGAATCGGAAGAACATGCAAAAAAAAGAGATGCAAATATATATGGATATATTGAAGGATTTGGTATGACTGGCGATGCTTATCACATTAGTGCTCCAGATGAAGAAGGAAAAGGTGCTGCTAGAGCAATTCAAATTGCTTTAAAAGATGCAAATATCTCTCCAGAAAAAATTGATTTAGCGAATTGTCACGCAACTTCAACGCCAGCTGGAGATGTTGCAGAAACAAGAGCATTAAGATCAGCACTTGGAGAACATGCAAAAAAAATATACATTCAAGGTTCAAAAACATTATTTGGACACGGATTAGGTGCAGCAGCAGCGATAGAATTTGTAGGTATGATTCTGCAAATGAAAGAAGGCTTTATTCACGGTATGCCAAATCTAGAAAATATTGATGATGAGTTAAATGATTTAAATATTCCAAGAGAAACAATAGAATATAAAGCAGAATATGCTATAAAAAATTCTTTTGGATTTGGAGGACATAATGTTTCTATTGTGTATAGGGGTATATAA